One genomic segment of Cucurbita pepo subsp. pepo cultivar mu-cu-16 unplaced genomic scaffold, ASM280686v2 Cp4.1_scaffold000493, whole genome shotgun sequence includes these proteins:
- the LOC111785449 gene encoding serine/threonine protein phosphatase 2A 57 kDa regulatory subunit B' kappa isoform-like: MLKQILSKLPRKLQKSETVDSATNDSGNNSSRLGHVFQCTNVGSAFSSKLNVVKRVSSAVFPASIAAEAVDPHLSFKDVPNPQKQNLFVSKLNYCCEVFDLNNMEKQDLKRQMLIDIVDFVTSGSAKFNETTISAVCKLCAANLFRVFPPKSRSTSSGGETEDEEPIFDPAWSHMQNVYDLLVQFVSNNSLDAKVAKKYLDHSFISRLLDLFDSDDPRERDCLKTILHRVYGKFMIHRLFIRKAISNVIYHFVFETERHNGIAELLEIFGSVITGFALPLKEEHKTFLWRVLIPLHKPKSVGIYHQQLTYCIVQFIDKDPKLASTVIRGLLRYWPLTNSQKELMFLSETEEILEMISMVEFQKIMVSLFRRIGYCLNSSHYQVAEKAHLLWNNEHIINLVAHNRQAIIPIIIPALERNTQKHWSNAVLNLTLNVKKLVLEMDEELVLACELDSKEEQSRSIAASEKRRLTWERLENAATPQPVSTNISFLVEPAACAVAG; the protein is encoded by the exons ATGCTCAAGCAAATATTGAGCAAACTTCCTCGGAAGTTGCAGAAGTCGGAGACTGTGGATTCTGCAACAAACGATTCTGGCAATAATTCTTCCCGTCTTGGACATGTTTTCCAGTGTACAAATGTCGGGAGTGCTTTCTCGAGTAAATTAAATGTCGTCAAACGTGTTTCTTCAGCAGTTTTCCCTGCAAGCATTGCAGCAGAAGCAGTGGATCCTCATCTGTCATTCAAAGATGTTCCAAATCCACAGAAGCAAAACCTGTTTGTCAGTAAATTGAACTATTGCTGTGAGGTTTTCGATTTGAACAATATGGAGAAGCAGGATCTTAAACGTCAAATGTTGATAGACATTGTTGATTTTGTTACCTCTGGATCTGCAAAGTTCAACGAGACAACAATTTCAGCAGTGTGTAAGTTATGTGCTGCTAATCTTTTTCGCGTATTCCCACCCAAATCTCGCTCAACTTCGTCTGGTGGAGAAACGGAGGATGAAGAACCAATATTTGACCCAGCTTGGTCGCATATGCAAAATGTATATGATCTGCTGGTTCAGTTTGTCAGTAACAATTCTCTAGATGCAAAAGTGGCCAAAAAATATCTCGATCATTCTTTTATCTCAAGATTACTCGATCTCTTCGATTCTGATGATCCAAGAGAAAGAGATTGCTTGAAAACAATCCTTCACCGTGTCTATGGGAAGTTCATGATACACAGGCTTTTCATCAGGAAGGCTATTAGCAATGTCAtatatcattttgttttcGAGACAGAGCGGCATAACGGAATTGCAGAGCTGTTGGAGATCTTTGGTAGCGTGATTACCGGGTTTGCATTGCCATTGAAGGAGGAACACAAGACATTTTTATGGAGGGTGCTCATTCCTCTTCACAAACCAAAATCGGTTGGAATTTATCATCAACAATTGACGTATTGTATTGTACAGTTCATAGACAAGGATCCCAAGTTGGCCAGTACAGTTATAAGGGGACTCTTGAGATATTGGCCTTTAACAAATAGCCAGAAAGAGCTGATGTTTTTAAGTGAAACAGAAGAGATTCTGGAAATGATCAGCATGGTCGAGTTCCAGAAGATCATGGTCTCTCTCTTTCGGCGAATCGGATATTGCTTGAATAGCTCTCATTACCAG GTGGCAGAGAAAGCTCACTTGCTTTGGAACAACGAACACATCATCAATCTTGTTGCACACAACCGACAAGCGATCATTCCGATTATTATCCCAGCACTCGAACGAAATACACAAAAGCATTGGAGCAACGCGGTACTAAATCTAACTTTAAATGTGAAGAAGTTGGTTCTTGAGATGGACGAGGAGCTTGTGCTAGCTTGCGAGCTTGACTCGAAGGAGGAACAATCAAGGTCGATTGCAGCATCAGAGAAGAGGAGATTGACATGGGAGCGACTCGAGAATGCTGCAACTCCACAACCTGTATCTACTAACATTTCGTTTCTGGTAGAACCAGCAGCATGTGCAGTTGCTGGCTAG
- the LOC111785448 gene encoding ABC transporter G family member 32-like isoform X2, whose protein sequence is MWNTAENVFVRTASFREEGEDEEALRWAALERLPTYSRVRRGIFKNIVGHTKEVDVTELEAQEQKLLIDRLVSSVDDDPEVFFQRMRRRFDAVDLEFPKIEVRFQQLTVESFVHIGTRALPTIPNFMCNMMETLLRKLKIYSSQRSKLTILDNVSGIIRPSRLTLLLGPPSSGKTTFLLALAGRLGSDLQQSGRITYNGHGFNEFVPQRTAAYVSQQDRHIAEITVRETLDFAGRCQGVGFKYDMLMELARREKIAGIKPDEDLDIFMKSLALGGQETSLVVEYIMKILGLDVCADTLVGDEMLKGISGGQKKRLTTGELLIGPARVLFMDEISTGLDSSTAYQIIKYLRHSTCALDSTTVVSLLQPAPETYELFDDVILLCEGQIVYQGPREAVLNFFAAMGFTCPERKNVADFLQEVISKKDQEQYWSVPDRPYQFIPAAKFAKAFRLYHIGKSLSEELEVPFDRRYNHPASLSSSQYGVKRRELLKTSFSLLRLLMKRNSFIYIFKFVQLLLVAIITMSVFFRTTMDHDTIDGGGIYLGALYFSTVIILFNGFTEVSMLVAKIPVLYKHRDLHFYPSWVYTLPSWILSIPVSLMESGFWVAVTYYVIGYDPAITRFLRQFLLFFSLHQMSIALFRLMGSLGRNMIVANTFGSFTMLVVMALGGYIISRDRIPKWWIWGYWWSPLMYAQNAASVNEFLGHSWDKSVGKNTSMSLGESLLKARSLFTESYWYWIGVGALLGYTVVLNTLFTFFLAYLKPLGKSQAVVSKEELQEREKRRKGETTVIELRQYLQYSGSLNGKYFKQRGMVLPFQQLSMSFSNINYYVDVPMELKQQGVTEDKLQLLVNVSGSFRPGVLTALLGVSGAGKTTLMDVLAGRKTGGVIEGTIHISGYPKRQDTFARVAGYCEQTDIHSPCLTIMESLLFSAWLRLPSDVDLETQRAFVDEVMELVELTPLSGALVGLPGVDGLSTEQRKRLTIAVELVANPSIVFMDEPTSGLDARSAAIVMRTVRNIVNTGRTIVCTIHQPSIDIFESFDELLLMKRGGELIYAGPLGPKSRELIKYFEAVEGVPKIKSGYNPATWMLEVTSAVEENRLGVDFAEVYRRSTLFQRNLDLVETLSRPISNSKELNFLTKYSQSYFNQFLACLWKQNLSYWRNPQYTAVKFFYTVIISLMLGTICWRFGAKRETQQDLFNAMGSLYAAVLFIGITNATAVQPVVSIERFVSYRERAAGLYSALPFAFAQVAIEFPYVFAQTIIYCAIFYSMAAFDWTALKFIWYIFFMYFTLLYFTFYGMMTTAITPNHNVGSIIAAPFYMLWNLFSGFMIPHKRIPIWWRWYYWANPVAWSLYGLQVSQYGDDNKLVKLSDGINSVAIHDVLKHVFGFRHDFLGVAAIMVFGFCLFFATIFAFAIKSFNFQRR, encoded by the exons ATGTGGAACACGGCAGAGAACGTGTTCGTTCGGACGGCGTCGTTCAGGGAGGAGGGGGAAGATGAGGAGGCGCTCCGGTGGGCGGCACTCGAGAGGCTACCGACGTATTCGCGTGTGCGGAGAGGAATTTTCAAGAACATTGTTGGACATACCAAGGAGGTTGATGTTACTGAGCTTGAGGCTCAAGAGCAGAAGCTTCTTATTGACAGATTGGTTAGTTCGGTTGATGATGATCCCGAGGTGTTCTTTCAACGAATGCGACGGCGCTTCGACGC AGTTGATTTGGAGTTCCCAAAGATTGAGGTTAGATTTCAACAGTTGACAGTAGAATCGTTTGTTCACATTGGAACCAGGGCTCTGCCGACTATTCCCAACTTCATGTGCAACATGATGGAG ACACTTCTTAGGAAACTGAAAATATACAGCAGTCAGAGAAGTAAGCTGACAATTTTAGACAATGTCAGTGGAATTATAAGACCTTCCAG ATTGACTTTGTTACTGGGTCCCCCAAGCTCTGGAAAGACAACTTTTCTTCTAGCCCTTGCTGGTCGCCTTGGAAGTGATTTGCAG CAATCAGGGAGAATAACATATAATGGGCATGGCTTCAATGAGTTTGTTCCGCAGAGGACAGCAGCTTATGTTAGTCAGCAGGATCGACATATTGCTGAGATAACTGTTAGAGAAACCCTTGATTTTGCAGGCCGTTGTCAAGGCGTGGGGTTCaaatatg ACATGCTCATGGAACTAGCAAGAAGGGAAAAGATTGCAGGGATAAAACCTGATGAAGATcttgatatatttatgaag TCCTTGGCTCTAGGGGGTCAAGAGACAAGCCTTGTGGTGGAGTACATTATGAAG ATTTTAGGGTTGGACGTGTGTGCTGACACATTGGTAGGAGATGAAATGCTAAAAGGGATTTCTGGAGGTCAAAAAAAGCGTCTTACAACTG GTGAATTGCTCATTGGTCCGGCAAGAGTTTTATTCATGGACGAGATATCAACTGGGCTTGATAGTTCAACAGCCTatcaaattatcaaatatCTTAGGCATTCTACCTGTGCACTTGACTCAACCACTGTAGTTTCTCTGCTGCAGCCTGCTCCTGAAACCTATGAGCTATTTGATGATGTTATACTTCTTTGTGAAGGCCAAATTGTATATCAAGGACCCAGAGAAGCTGTTCTTAATTTCTTCGCAGCTATGGGATTCACCTGTCCAGAGAGAAAGAATGTTGCAGACTTCTTGCAAGAA GTTATATCAAAGAAGGATCAGGAGCAGTACTGGTCAGTTCCTGATCGTCCTTACCAATTTATCCCCGCAGCAAAGTTTGCCAAAGCTTTTCGTTTGTATCACATCGGGAAGAGTTTATCTGAAGAATTGGAAGTTCCTTTTGATAGACGTTATAACCATCCAGCTTCCTTGTCATCTTCTCAATATGGCGTAAAAAGGCGTGAACTTCTTAAGACCAGCTTTTCATTGCTAAGGCTATTAATGAAGCGAAACTCATTTAtctacatttttaaatttgttcag TTACTATTGGTTGCAATAATTACAATGAGTGTCTTTTTCCGGACAACAATGGATCATGACACAATTGATGGCGGAGGAATTTATCTTGGGGCACTCTACTTTTCTACTGTTATCATCCTTTTTAATGGATTTACAGAGGTGTCAATGCTGGTGGCCAAAATTCCTGTACTTTACAAGCACAGGGACTTGCACTTTTATCCAAGCTGGGTTTATACTCTTCCTTCTTGGATCTTGAGTATTCCAGTTTCACTCATGGAATCTGGTTTCTGGGTTGCAGTCACGTATTATGTGATTGGATATGATCCTGCTATCACTAG ATTCTTGCGGCaatttttgttattctttTCTCTGCATCAAATGTCTATAGCGCTCTTTCGCCTCATGGGATCATTGGGCCGTAACATGATTGTTGCCAATACCTTTGGATCCTTTACTATGTTAGTTGTTATGGCTCTCGGAGGATATATTATTTCAAGAG ATCGTATACCAAAATGGTGGATATGGGGCTACTGGTGGTCTCCTTTGATGTATGCCCAAAATGCTGCATCTGTTAATGAGTTTCTTGGGCATTCTTGGGACAAG AGTGTTGGGAAGAATACAAGCATGTCACTAGGAGAATCTTTACTAAAAGCACGCAGTCTTTTTACAGAGAGCTATTGGTATTGGATCGGTGTTGGTGCTTTGCTTGGATATACAGTGGTTTTGAATACGCTATTCACATTCTTCCTGGCGTACCTTAAAC CTTTGGGTAAAAGCCAAGCTGTAGTCTCCAAGGAAGAACtgcaagaaagagagaaaagaaggaaaggagAAACTACTGTCATTGAGTTGAGACAGTATTTGCAATACTCAGGATCATTGAATG GAAAGTATTTTAAACAGAGAGGGATGGTACTTCCCTTCCAACAACTTTCTATGTCTTTCAGCAACATTAATTACTATGTTGATGTTCCCATG GAGCTGAAGCAACAAGGGGTAACAGAGGACAAATTGCAACTGTTGGTTAATGTTAGTGGATCTTTCAGACCAGGTGTGCTTACAGCGCTACTAGGAGTCAGTGGAGCTGGTAAAACTACTCTCATGGATGTATTGGCTGGTAGAAAAACTGGTGGGGTCATTGAAGGAACCATACATATATCTGGTTATCCCAAAAGGCAGGATACATTTGCTAGAGTTGCTGGTTACTGTGAACAGACAGATATTCACTCCCCATGTTTGACTATTATGGAATCACTTCTCTTTTCGGCTTGGCTGCGATTACCTTCAGATGTTGACTTGGAGACACAAAGG GCTTTTGTTGATGAGGTGATGGAACTTGTTGAGCTTACTCCACTCAGTGGAGCCTTAGTTGGTCTACCGGGTGTTGATGGTTTATCAACagaacaaaggaaaagattaACAATTGCTGTCGAACTTGTAGCGAACCCATCCATAGTGTTCATGGATGAACCTACGTCAGGGTTGGATGCTCGGTCTGCTGCCATTGTCATGCGGACAGTGAGGAATATTGTCAATACCGGGCGTACAATAGTCTGCACAATCCATCAGCCCAGCATAGAcatttttgaatcttttgacGAG CTTTTATTAATGAAGCGTGGAGGAGAACTCATCTATGCTGGTCCATTAGGGCCCAAGTCTCGTGAACTTATCAAGTACTTTGag GCAGTTGAAGGAGTGCCAAAGATCAAATCTGGCTATAATCCTGCTACATGGATGCTTGAGGTCACTTCTGCAGTTGAAGAAAATCGTCTTGGAGTTGATTTTGCTGAAGTTTACCGGAGATCAACTTTATTCCA aCGAAATCTAGACTTGGTGGAAACCTTGAGCAGGCCCATCAGTAATTCAAAAGAACTGAACTTCCTAACAAAGTATTCTCAGTCATATTTCAATCAGTTCTTAGCTTGCCTATGGAAACAGAATTTGTCTTACTGGCGGAACCCACAGTACACTGCAGTGAAATTCTTTTACACTGTTATTATCTCATTGATGCTTGGAACAATATGTTGGAGATTTGGTGCCAAAAG GGAAACCCAACAAGACTTATTTAATGCTATGGGATCCCTCTATGCTGCTGTTCTTTTCATTGGAATCACCAATGCCACTGCCGTTCAACCAGTTGTTTCAATTGAGCGGTTTGTCTCGTATAGAGAAAGAGCTGCTGGATTGTATTCTGCATTACCATTTGCATTTGCTCAG gTGGCTATCGAGTTCCCTTATGTGTTTGCACAGACAATTATTTATTGCGCCATTTTCTACTCCATGGCTGCATTTGACTGGACAGCTTTGAAGTTCATTtggtatattttctttatgtaTTTTACCTTGCTATACTTCACTTTCTACGGAATGATGACAACAGCTATCACACCAAATCATAATGTGGGTTCCATCATTGCTGCTCCCTTCTATATGCTTTGGAACCTCTTTAGTGGCTTCATGATTCCTCACAAG CGAATCCCAATATGGTGGAGATGGTATTATTGGGCTAATCCTGTGGCTTGGAGTTTATATGGACTCCAAGTATCACAATATGGCGATGACAATAAGCTTGTAAAGCTATCAG ATGGAATTAACTCGGTAGCGATCCACGACGTTCTCAAGCATGTTTTCGGGTTTAGACATGATTTCTTAGGCGTAGCTGCCATCATGGTCTTTGGTTTCTGCCTGTTTTTTGCCACCATCTTTGCTTTCGCCATAAAATCCTTCAACTTCCAAAGGAGATGA
- the LOC111785448 gene encoding ABC transporter G family member 32-like isoform X3, which yields MWNTAENVFVRTASFREEGEDEEALRWAALERLPTYSRVRRGIFKNIVGHTKEVDVTELEAQEQKLLIDRLVSSVDDDPEVFFQRMRRRFDAVDLEFPKIEVRFQQLTVESFVHIGTRALPTIPNFMCNMMETLLRKLKIYSSQRSKLTILDNVSGIIRPSRLTLLLGPPSSGKTTFLLALAGRLGSDLQQSGRITYNGHGFNEFVPQRTAAYVSQQDRHIAEITVRETLDFAGRCQGVGFKYDMLMELARREKIAGIKPDEDLDIFMKSLALGGQETSLVVEYIMKILGLDVCADTLVGDEMLKGISGGQKKRLTTGELLIGPARVLFMDEISTGLDSSTAYQIIKYLRHSTCALDSTTVVSLLQPAPETYELFDDVILLCEGQIVYQGPREAVLNFFAAMGFTCPERKNVADFLQEVISKKDQEQYWSVPDRPYQFIPAAKFAKAFRLYHIGKSLSEELEVPFDRRYNHPASLSSSQYGVKRRELLKTSFSLLRLLMKRNSFIYIFKFVQLLLVAIITMSVFFRTTMDHDTIDGGGIYLGALYFSTVIILFNGFTEVSMLVAKIPVLYKHRDLHFYPSWVYTLPSWILSIPVSLMESGFWVAVTYYVIGYDPAITRFLRQFLLFFSLHQMSIALFRLMGSLGRNMIVANTFGSFTMLVVMALGGYIISRDRIPKWWIWGYWWSPLMYAQNAASVNEFLGHSWDKSVGKNTSMSLGESLLKARSLFTESYWYWIGVGALLGYTVVLNTLFTFFLAYLKPLGKSQAVVSKEELQEREKRRKGETTVIELRQYLQYSGSLNGKYFKQRGMVLPFQQLSMSFSNINYYVDVPMELKQQGVTEDKLQLLVNVSGSFRPGVLTALLGVSGAGKTTLMDVLAGRKTGGVIEGTIHISGYPKRQDTFARVAGYCEQTDIHSPCLTIMESLLFSAWLRLPSDVDLETQRAFVDEVMELVELTPLSGALVGLPGVDGLSTEQRKRLTIAVELVANPSIVFMDEPTSGLDARSAAIVMRTVRNIVNTGRTIVCTIHQPSIDIFESFDELLLMKRGGELIYAGPLGPKSRELIKYFEAVEGVPKIKSGYNPATWMLEVTSAVEENRLGVDFAEVYRRSTLFQRNLDLVETLSRPISNSKELNFLTKYSQSYFNQFLACLWKQNLSYWRNPQYTAVKFFYTVIISLMLGTICWRFGAKRETQQDLFNAMGSLYAAVLFIGITNATAVQPVVSIERFVSYRERAAGLYSALPFAFAQVAIEFPYVFAQTIIYCAIFYSMAAFDWTALKFIWYIFFMYFTLLYFTFYGMMTTAITPNHNVGSIIAAPFYMLWNLFSGFMIPHKRIPIWWRWYYWANPVAWSLYGLQVSQYGDDNKLVKLSDGINSVAIHDVLKHVFGFRHDFLGVAAIMVFGFCLFFATIFAFAIKSFNFQRR from the exons ATGTGGAACACGGCAGAGAACGTGTTCGTTCGGACGGCGTCGTTCAGGGAGGAGGGGGAAGATGAGGAGGCGCTCCGGTGGGCGGCACTCGAGAGGCTACCGACGTATTCGCGTGTGCGGAGAGGAATTTTCAAGAACATTGTTGGACATACCAAGGAGGTTGATGTTACTGAGCTTGAGGCTCAAGAGCAGAAGCTTCTTATTGACAGATTGGTTAGTTCGGTTGATGATGATCCCGAGGTGTTCTTTCAACGAATGCGACGGCGCTTCGACGC AGTTGATTTGGAGTTCCCAAAGATTGAGGTTAGATTTCAACAGTTGACAGTAGAATCGTTTGTTCACATTGGAACCAGGGCTCTGCCGACTATTCCCAACTTCATGTGCAACATGATGGAG ACACTTCTTAGGAAACTGAAAATATACAGCAGTCAGAGAAGTAAGCTGACAATTTTAGACAATGTCAGTGGAATTATAAGACCTTCCAG ATTGACTTTGTTACTGGGTCCCCCAAGCTCTGGAAAGACAACTTTTCTTCTAGCCCTTGCTGGTCGCCTTGGAAGTGATTTGCAG CAATCAGGGAGAATAACATATAATGGGCATGGCTTCAATGAGTTTGTTCCGCAGAGGACAGCAGCTTATGTTAGTCAGCAGGATCGACATATTGCTGAGATAACTGTTAGAGAAACCCTTGATTTTGCAGGCCGTTGTCAAGGCGTGGGGTTCaaatatg ACATGCTCATGGAACTAGCAAGAAGGGAAAAGATTGCAGGGATAAAACCTGATGAAGATcttgatatatttatgaag TCCTTGGCTCTAGGGGGTCAAGAGACAAGCCTTGTGGTGGAGTACATTATGAAG ATTTTAGGGTTGGACGTGTGTGCTGACACATTGGTAGGAGATGAAATGCTAAAAGGGATTTCTGGAGGTCAAAAAAAGCGTCTTACAACTG GTGAATTGCTCATTGGTCCGGCAAGAGTTTTATTCATGGACGAGATATCAACTGGGCTTGATAGTTCAACAGCCTatcaaattatcaaatatCTTAGGCATTCTACCTGTGCACTTGACTCAACCACTGTAGTTTCTCTGCTGCAGCCTGCTCCTGAAACCTATGAGCTATTTGATGATGTTATACTTCTTTGTGAAGGCCAAATTGTATATCAAGGACCCAGAGAAGCTGTTCTTAATTTCTTCGCAGCTATGGGATTCACCTGTCCAGAGAGAAAGAATGTTGCAGACTTCTTGCAAGAA GTTATATCAAAGAAGGATCAGGAGCAGTACTGGTCAGTTCCTGATCGTCCTTACCAATTTATCCCCGCAGCAAAGTTTGCCAAAGCTTTTCGTTTGTATCACATCGGGAAGAGTTTATCTGAAGAATTGGAAGTTCCTTTTGATAGACGTTATAACCATCCAGCTTCCTTGTCATCTTCTCAATATGGCGTAAAAAGGCGTGAACTTCTTAAGACCAGCTTTTCATTGCTAAGGCTATTAATGAAGCGAAACTCATTTAtctacatttttaaatttgttcag TTACTATTGGTTGCAATAATTACAATGAGTGTCTTTTTCCGGACAACAATGGATCATGACACAATTGATGGCGGAGGAATTTATCTTGGGGCACTCTACTTTTCTACTGTTATCATCCTTTTTAATGGATTTACAGAGGTGTCAATGCTGGTGGCCAAAATTCCTGTACTTTACAAGCACAGGGACTTGCACTTTTATCCAAGCTGGGTTTATACTCTTCCTTCTTGGATCTTGAGTATTCCAGTTTCACTCATGGAATCTGGTTTCTGGGTTGCAGTCACGTATTATGTGATTGGATATGATCCTGCTATCACTAG ATTCTTGCGGCaatttttgttattctttTCTCTGCATCAAATGTCTATAGCGCTCTTTCGCCTCATGGGATCATTGGGCCGTAACATGATTGTTGCCAATACCTTTGGATCCTTTACTATGTTAGTTGTTATGGCTCTCGGAGGATATATTATTTCAAGAG ATCGTATACCAAAATGGTGGATATGGGGCTACTGGTGGTCTCCTTTGATGTATGCCCAAAATGCTGCATCTGTTAATGAGTTTCTTGGGCATTCTTGGGACAAG AGTGTTGGGAAGAATACAAGCATGTCACTAGGAGAATCTTTACTAAAAGCACGCAGTCTTTTTACAGAGAGCTATTGGTATTGGATCGGTGTTGGTGCTTTGCTTGGATATACAGTGGTTTTGAATACGCTATTCACATTCTTCCTGGCGTACCTTAAAC CTTTGGGTAAAAGCCAAGCTGTAGTCTCCAAGGAAGAACtgcaagaaagagagaaaagaaggaaaggagAAACTACTGTCATTGAGTTGAGACAGTATTTGCAATACTCAGGATCATTGAATG GAAAGTATTTTAAACAGAGAGGGATGGTACTTCCCTTCCAACAACTTTCTATGTCTTTCAGCAACATTAATTACTATGTTGATGTTCCCATG GAGCTGAAGCAACAAGGGGTAACAGAGGACAAATTGCAACTGTTGGTTAATGTTAGTGGATCTTTCAGACCAGGTGTGCTTACAGCGCTACTAGGAGTCAGTGGAGCTGGTAAAACTACTCTCATGGATGTATTGGCTGGTAGAAAAACTGGTGGGGTCATTGAAGGAACCATACATATATCTGGTTATCCCAAAAGGCAGGATACATTTGCTAGAGTTGCTGGTTACTGTGAACAGACAGATATTCACTCCCCATGTTTGACTATTATGGAATCACTTCTCTTTTCGGCTTGGCTGCGATTACCTTCAGATGTTGACTTGGAGACACAAAGG GCTTTTGTTGATGAGGTGATGGAACTTGTTGAGCTTACTCCACTCAGTGGAGCCTTAGTTGGTCTACCGGGTGTTGATGGTTTATCAACagaacaaaggaaaagattaACAATTGCTGTCGAACTTGTAGCGAACCCATCCATAGTGTTCATGGATGAACCTACGTCAGGGTTGGATGCTCGGTCTGCTGCCATTGTCATGCGGACAGTGAGGAATATTGTCAATACCGGGCGTACAATAGTCTGCACAATCCATCAGCCCAGCATAGAcatttttgaatcttttgacGAG CTTTTATTAATGAAGCGTGGAGGAGAACTCATCTATGCTGGTCCATTAGGGCCCAAGTCTCGTGAACTTATCAAGTACTTTGag GCAGTTGAAGGAGTGCCAAAGATCAAATCTGGCTATAATCCTGCTACATGGATGCTTGAGGTCACTTCTGCAGTTGAAGAAAATCGTCTTGGAGTTGATTTTGCTGAAGTTTACCGGAGATCAACTTTATTCCA aCGAAATCTAGACTTGGTGGAAACCTTGAGCAGGCCCATCAGTAATTCAAAAGAACTGAACTTCCTAACAAAGTATTCTCAGTCATATTTCAATCAGTTCTTAGCTTGCCTATGGAAACAGAATTTGTCTTACTGGCGGAACCCACAGTACACTGCAGTGAAATTCTTTTACACTGTTATTATCTCATTGATGCTTGGAACAATATGTTGGAGATTTGGTGCCAAAAG GGAAACCCAACAAGACTTATTTAATGCTATGGGATCCCTCTATGCTGCTGTTCTTTTCATTGGAATCACCAATGCCACTGCCGTTCAACCAGTTGTTTCAATTGAGCGGTTTGTCTCGTATAGAGAAAGAGCTGCTGGATTGTATTCTGCATTACCATTTGCATTTGCTCAG gTGGCTATCGAGTTCCCTTATGTGTTTGCACAGACAATTATTTATTGCGCCATTTTCTACTCCATGGCTGCATTTGACTGGACAGCTTTGAAGTTCATTtggtatattttctttatgtaTTTTACCTTGCTATACTTCACTTTCTACGGAATGATGACAACAGCTATCACACCAAATCATAATGTGGGTTCCATCATTGCTGCTCCCTTCTATATGCTTTGGAACCTCTTTAGTGGCTTCATGATTCCTCACAAG CGAATCCCAATATGGTGGAGATGGTATTATTGGGCTAATCCTGTGGCTTGGAGTTTATATGGACTCCAAGTATCACAATATGGCGATGACAATAAGCTTGTAAAGCTATCAGATGGAATTAACTCGGTAGCGATCCACGACGTTCTCAAGCATGTTTTCGGGTTTAGACATGATTTCTTAGGCGTAGCTGCCATCATGGTCTTTGGTTTCTGCCTGTTTTTTGCCACCATCTTTGCTTTCGCCATAAAATCCTTCAACTTCCAAAGGAGATGA